CTGGACGTAAGCGTCCAGGCACTGATGCTACTTCTCCTTACAGGTTAGGCTGCGAACGAATTTCGGGCACGGCACCCCGATAGATCACTGTGGTGTAATCATCGGGGTCTGTTTCCGATACGAAATTGTAGCGGTCAAAGAGTGAGCGCATGCGTGGGTTTTTGCTGGCAAAGGTAATCGCGTGCAGTTCCTTCACACCCTTAGCGCGTGCCCAGTCCACCAGGGCTTCCATGAGGTGCGTACCGATGCCCAGGCCTTGCAGTTCGCTGTGGCGCGAGAATGACACTTCGTATGAGCCCTCACTGGTCTGGAAGGCGTGAGCGATGCCGATGATGTAACCTCCTTGCTCCATGACGAATACGCCGTGATGGTTGTAATCCAAGGTGCTGTCGTACAACTTAATCAGCCGACTTGAGGCTGTCAGGGTTTCGACAGGCATACACGAAAAGTATCGCGTTTCACGATCTCCTTTAGAAAGATGCGGAATGTACTCCCGGATGAGCTCGATATCTTCGTGGGTGGCTGGACGCACGATTGCTTCGCTGTCGTTGCGCAGCGTGACCAAGCGGGGAGTGATGGAATCAACTCCTTGCATAGCCGGCAGCGTTCTGACGTGTTTGGCAATTTGCGTGCGCAAATCAGGGTGCACAATCTGCAACATTCGCGACACCCGAGTTCGATCATCGACCATGCGCAGATCGGCCAGGCCATACTCCGTAACGATGACGACCGGCAAATCGGCACTGATGGTGTGATGCGCTCCTTCAGGGAGAGTTGGCACAATCTTGCTGATCACCGCGTCGCCACTTTTTGCAGTGCTCGGCAGTGCAATGAATGACAGACCGCCTTCGGCCCAGGTAGCACCAAGCGCAAAGTCGTTCTGTCCGCCGACGTCTGAGTAGTAGTGTCGCTGCCGGGTGGCAGCTGCTACTTCACCAGCCAGACTGACTGCCAGTGTGGTGTTTACACTGACCATGTGCCGGTTCTGTTTGATGAGTCCAGGATCATTGACGAATTGCTGTGGCAAGACCAGGAAGTGCGGATTTTCGTGCATGGTGTCGTAGAGATCTCGACTGCCAAGCACAAAGCCGACAACAGCATGGTCGCGCAGATTGGTGCCGCCAGCGCGTTTGATGAGTCCTTTTCGGTACAGGTCCAAAACTCCGTCAGAGAACATCTCTGACCACACGCCTTCGATGCACCGATTTTGTGCCGCCAACTGAGCGGCAATGGCATTTGGAATTGCACCAATGCCAAGCTGCAGTATGTGGGGAAGCGTACCGTTTGGAAGAATGTCTTTTTCGAGCTCTCCCATGATATGTTCAGCAATTTTCTGAGCTGACAAAGCTGCCTCAGCTTTGGGTATCATGGTATGTTCGAGAAGGGGTTGGTCAATGTGAACAACAACATCAAAGTCACGTAGATACATTGGGCAGCCGCTCTCGTAGTGCTGGTTTGTTTCGGGATCAAAGTACTGCCCGATATGCCAGCGCGGCATTTGCGCATTGACGACGGCAATCTTGAATCGAGCAGCTTTGACAGCTGCGTCGTCGAGTCCAGCGTTGAGACCGAGAGTAACTCGCCCCGCTTCGTCCGGCAGAGATACATGTGCAAAGGCGACATCGGGTCGCCAGGCACCGTCATACAGTCGATGTACCTGCGAGAGGTTGCAGCGGATATTCTTGGCGAGTCCAGCGTTCACCAGAGCGCG
The nucleotide sequence above comes from Candidatus Nomurabacteria bacterium. Encoded proteins:
- a CDS encoding GNAT family N-acetyltransferase is translated as MAVAAAKLQKNGSKQSVCYLPGNTAVITDVERWIFDNAQQIKGTQVFQLLSLGKANDWAKAVAGGVTPVTAFIGPGVRALVNAGLAKNIRCNLSQVHRLYDGAWRPDVAFAHVSLPDEAGRVTLGLNAGLDDAAVKAARFKIAVVNAQMPRWHIGQYFDPETNQHYESGCPMYLRDFDVVVHIDQPLLEHTMIPKAEAALSAQKIAEHIMGELEKDILPNGTLPHILQLGIGAIPNAIAAQLAAQNRCIEGVWSEMFSDGVLDLYRKGLIKRAGGTNLRDHAVVGFVLGSRDLYDTMHENPHFLVLPQQFVNDPGLIKQNRHMVSVNTTLAVSLAGEVAAATRQRHYYSDVGGQNDFALGATWAEGGLSFIALPSTAKSGDAVISKIVPTLPEGAHHTISADLPVVIVTEYGLADLRMVDDRTRVSRMLQIVHPDLRTQIAKHVRTLPAMQGVDSITPRLVTLRNDSEAIVRPATHEDIELIREYIPHLSKGDRETRYFSCMPVETLTASSRLIKLYDSTLDYNHHGVFVMEQGGYIIGIAHAFQTSEGSYEVSFSRHSELQGLGIGTHLMEALVDWARAKGVKELHAITFASKNPRMRSLFDRYNFVSETDPDDYTTVIYRGAVPEIRSQPNL